One genomic window of Hyperolius riggenbachi isolate aHypRig1 chromosome 7, aHypRig1.pri, whole genome shotgun sequence includes the following:
- the LOC137525901 gene encoding H/ACA ribonucleoprotein complex subunit 3-like: protein MFLQYYLNEQGDRVYTMKKVCPDGQPTSSAHPARFSPDDKYSRHRIIMKKRFGLLLT, encoded by the exons ATGTTCTTGCAGTATTATCTGAACGAGCAAGGAGACCGGGTATACActat GAAGAAAGTATGCCCAGATGGACAGCCAACGTCCTCCGCACATCCAGCACGCTTTTCTCCAGATGACAAGTATTCACGCCATCGCATTATTATGAAGAAACGATTTGGTCTGCTTCTAACATAG